Part of the Triticum urartu cultivar G1812 chromosome 2, Tu2.1, whole genome shotgun sequence genome, CTGTGCGGTTTTATCTTGCCACTGCAGTGAAGATCAGGGATTCACCGGCAACGGAGTTAGTTCTAATATTTCTGTTGTAACAGTTGTTACATTTCTCATGTTTGATTCCTGTTCTGGAAGTCCATGTAACTTACAAAGTATGTCATATCATGATACATATTGCATGCATATTTTGGTTTCCGGTTGATGCATGGTTGGTGTGCTAGCTGTTCGTTAGTACCTGCTGGTTGTTACTATTGCTCTTTTTTATTAAGGCAGTTAGTGTTTAACATCTATCGCTTTAGCGCCTAGCGACTAAATAATGTTTTGTTTCTGGTTAGTTAGGATGATTCGTCCGCTTGTATCCATTTTCCTGAACTAATTCTGTGTATTAGTTCGTTTTAGGTTAATTTTATACTATCTAGGACCATGTGTTTTTTGGTTAATTTTACTGTGTTGGATTTGGAAGCGCAGGCGACCTCCATGGACGACATCGACGATGAAGAGGAGGACAAGGAGGACGACATCGACGATGAAGAGGAGGACAAGGAGGACGACCAGGACATGCGCGACCCCACCCCCGAGCCCAACGAGCTCGACAAGGACATAGTCGAGTCCGACCTCGAGCTCGACGAGGAGGGCATCGTCCAGTCTGACCATGATGGCGTGCCACAGAAGGTCCTGTGCTCTGCTCTGCCTGCCTCATTTACTGCCT contains:
- the LOC125535481 gene encoding anaphase-promoting complex subunit 15-like is translated as MEVVSIRRSRADDTGWRVRLACAGNELEEEVYDTENANQKKFEADLKKEIKKLQHYWDQIKTWIQSSEMKDKKATSMDDIDDEEEDKEDDIDDEEEDKEDDQDMRDPTPEPNELDKDIVESDLELDEEGIVQSDHDGVPQKVLCSALPASFTASPPK